The following are encoded together in the Macadamia integrifolia cultivar HAES 741 chromosome 10, SCU_Mint_v3, whole genome shotgun sequence genome:
- the LOC122092437 gene encoding probable beta-1,3-galactosyltransferase 14 gives MPSSQKFFYPRRQWFCYNLRSSLLIGCLLIGITGFSFGLVAILRSSSRYKCRNPEPRFVSVVWEKSIISSGRIGNVNLVTSDGDRNRHKVMGFVGIQTGFGSVGRRKSLRKTWFPSDRQGLQRLEDATGLAFRFVIGRTSDRSKMAELRKEVEEYDDFLVLDIEEAYSRLPYKTLAFFKAAYGLFDSEFYVKVDDDIYLRPDRLSILLAKERSHPQTYLGCMKKGPVVTDPKLKWYEPLSYLLGKQYFLHAYGPIYALSADVVASLVALKNDSFRLFSNEDVTIGSWMLAMNVNHEDSRLLCEPECTPSSIAVWDIPKCSGLCNPEKKLLELHEQDICSKSPTVF, from the exons ATGCCTTCGTCTCAAAAGTTCTTCTACCCTCGCCGGCAGTGGTTTTGTTACAACCTGCGATCCTCTCTTCTAATCGGCTGTCTTCTCATCGGAATCACTGGTTTTTCTTTCGGATTAGTCGCCATTCTTAGGTCTAGTTCTAGATATAAATGTAGGAATCCTGAACCTAgatttgtttctgttgtttggGAGAAAAGTATCATCAGTAGCGGTCGAATAGGTAATGTGAATCTTGTAACTTCTGATGGAGATCGGAATAGACATAAGGTGATGGGGTTTGTTGGAATCCAGACTGGTTTTGGATCCGTTGGAAGGAGAAAATCTTTGAGGAAGACTTGGTTTCCTTCTGATCGTCAAGGACTTCAACG TTTGGAAGATGCCACTGGTTTGGCTTTTAGATTTGTGATTGGGAGAACCAGTGACCGATCAAAGATGGCGGAACTTAGAAAGGAGGTGGAAGAATATGATGACTTCTTGGTGCTAGATATTGAGGAGGCGTACAGCAGACTTCCATATAAAAC GTTAGCTTTCTTCAAAGCTGCTTATGGACTTTTTGATTCTGAGTTCTATGTTAAAGTTGATGATGACATATATTTGAGGCCAG ATCGTCTTTCAATACTCTTGGCAAAAGAACGGTCTCACCCTCAAACTTACCTTGGTTGCATGAAAAAGGGTCCCGTTGTCACCGACCCCAAACTCAAATG GTATGAGCCTCTATCTTACTTGCTAGGAAAGCAGTATTTTCTTCATGCTTACGGGCCTATATATGCTCTTTCTGCAGATGTTGTCGCAAGCTTGGTTGCTTTAAAAAATGACAG CTTCCGGTTGTTCAGCAATGAGGATGTCACAATTGGTTCATGGATGCTGGCAATGAATGTCAACCACGAGGATAGTCGGCTACTTTGTGAACCCGAGTGCACACCATCATCCATTGCTGTTTGGGACATTCCTAAGTGCTCAG GGCTCTGCAATCCGGAAAAGAAATTATTAGAACTTCATGAGCAGGATATTTGCTCAAAGAGTCCAACTGTCTTCTGA